One Choristoneura fumiferana chromosome 25, NRCan_CFum_1, whole genome shotgun sequence genomic region harbors:
- the LOC141442541 gene encoding uncharacterized protein: MGGGEQPTMDWAANQERPQRAVAFYEQPAAMQAGARSPVPSHASNATAIRIRLAEEEAEEELLRIKQQELELQKERVKAKLRQKLASIEAESQAGSITGPHAKVDDWLRRTAADQPTPPPPKHEPRRRSPPPPFEPKRRNSPPATPARERSASGQRGIEKLAEALEKMARVRPPPRQVYELPAFSGAAGEWLPFQAAYAESTRAYNFTPHENMARLRSCLRGTAREAVEALLHTSANPEAVMTTLRQCFGRPEILATKALDDLKKLPRLGSTATEINAFAVKLQNIVSVLSSIDQHGYLASPLLVRDVMEKLSPHLRSRFGDFASEQMTMEPQIILLSRFLMREADRALRFSYTTVEATAAAAATTLTFRRDAARPAPRPTPMRGPPSGAPRAPVYATEGDDARRCLCCGGGHPTTRCKRITNMEVNDRWQWARDNRVCFRCMDQQHRRETCRARTCEVNGCRHVHHPLLHASAAKVPRHPEARRERTPPRGQAPQSPTTLASEPTVGPAPIPEKQTVTTVSNEDGKSPVLLKMCRVRVSGPSGTVDTFALLDDGSTVTLIDEDLARTIGASGPAVPMQMRGIASNTELPNSRRVNITVQGHGEAYKIAARTVDNLRIHTQRLGQEVTRYRHLSGLNDACYDEAIPRLLIGADNWHLMLVHETRTGKRRQPAAVRTALGWVIYGSVPRAIRAGGPTEDVLYVYNVRDDATDKLVQRHFAIDALGVSLATKPRPAEERAKRLFEATVKFHGDHYEVGLPWITDEVQTPASYATALQRFKGIERKMRRDANFAQEYAAQVTNLIAKGYAEPATEADARHPRAWVLPHFAVRNPNKPGKLRLVFDAASRSQGRCLNDFLLEGPDLLKSLPGILLRFREGRYAVTADIKEMFLRVKIRPEDRPAQLFLWREPGENQPKLMKMTSMIFGAASSPFLAHSVRNHNAERHAPEFPQALYAITSSHYMDDLVDSYATEEEAVDVATAVNEVHLRAGFELRGWNTNSPKLERRIEPELRATAPATLGLSEGPKILGLIWDPRSDTLGFNTAMNRVPKEVREGTRTPTKREALSAVMSVYDPLGLLSPYTITAKVTLQQSWRKQAPWDEPLDLEDGGIFIEWARGLAAVAALQLERCYAVGRHELHAFTDASESAYATAIYLRTTDASGTVTVALVAGKAKVAPLRQQSIPRMELQAALIGARLAATIIAEQRLTIERVVFWTDSRTVLAWIRNDAKRYTPFVAHRLGEIAEITRPEQWRWVPTAANPADDATRADSARQISTTDRWFTGPDFLRLPEDQWPQETVSEIYNINADASASENVKNKSVNLTSALPNIERFSKFERLIKATARVIFFVDKCRDKDSQLEVRHIERAEHLWFRKLPKKSSLFHLDPVLEDGLLRLRGRINAAPVPDATKRPVILNGRHPFVSLLIEKAHRDAHHSSNERVVNDLRQRLWVLHLRPTVKKVARACRTCAVRRSTPRPPAMGDLPRARIDPYSRPFTNCGVDYFGPLTVTIGRRHEKRWVALFTCLTTRAVHLEIVASLSTDSAIMALRRMAARRGWPRVMYSDNGTCFRGPTRSFAPPTRSGCPSSATSDCDTAWNGGSSLLELLTRGRLGEVGAVSQDRTDRHTLSRAPKEEVLVTLLAEAEQTVNARPLTHVSVDPATRRRSRRATSCSAARQAPLPPARATKLTEEPGVLAKR, from the exons ATGGGGGGAGGAGAGCAGCCAACAATGGACTGGGCTGCCAACCAGGAGCGACCACAACGAGCCGTCGCCTTTTATGAACAACCGGCGGCGATGCAAGCCGGTGCGAGGTCGCCGGTGCCTTCACATGCATCAAATGCAACGGCGATCCGTATCCGGCTTGCTGAAGAGGAAGCCGAAGAGGAGCTCCTGCGCATCAAGCAGCAAGAACTGGAGCTGCAAAAGGAGCGAGTGAAGGCCAAGCTACGCCAGAAGCTGGCTAGCATCGAAGCGGAGTCACAAGCCGGGAGCATCACCGGACCACACGCGAAGGTGGATGACTGGCTACGGCGCACCGCGGCGGATCAACCGACGCCGCCACCACCGAAGCACGAGCCGCGGCGGCGCTCACCGCCGCCCCCGTTCGAACCGAAGCGACGCAATTCGCCGCCAGCTACACCTGCTCGCGAACGAAGTGCAAGCGGACAACGCGGGATCGAGAAGCTCGCCGAGGCCCTCGAAAAAATGGCACGAGTGCGCCCGCCGCCGAGGCAGGTCTACGAGTTGCCTGCTTTCTCCGGTGCGGCGGGCGAGTGGCTGCCGTTCCAGGCTGCCTACGCCGAATCGACGCGCGCGTATAATTTCACGCCGCATGAAAATATGGCGCGGCTGCGCTCCTGTTTGCGCGGAACTGCGCGCGAAGCGGTGGAGGCGCTGCTCCACACCTCGGCCAACCCCGAAGCAGTAATGACGACGCTGCGACAATGCTTTGGCCGCCCCGAAATTCTGGCCACCAAAGCACTCGACGACCTCAAGAAGCTGCCGCGCCTGGGGTCAACTGCCACCGAAATCAACGCGTTTGCAGTCAAATTGCAAAACATCGTCAGCGTGCTGTCATCAATCGACCAGCACGGCTACCTCGCCAGCCCCTTGCTGGTACGCGACGTGATGGAGAAGCTCAGCCCACATCTACGGTCACGCTTCGGGGACTTCGCATCGGAGCAGATGACCATGGAGCCACAAATCATTCTGTTGTCGCGGTTCCTCATGCGCGAGGCCGACCGCGCCCTGCGTTTCTCCTATACAACGGTGGAAGCGacggcagccgccgccgccactACGCTGACGTTCCGAAGGGATGCTGCGAGGCCAGCACCCCGTCCGACGCCGATGCGCGGCCCCCCCTCGGGCGCGCCGCGAGCGCCCGTCTACGCCACCGAGGGCGATGACGCGCGCCGCTGCCTCTGCTGTGGAGGCGGTCATCCCACCACGAGATGCAAGCGCATCACCAACATGGAGGTCAACGATCGCTGGCAGTGGGCACGCGACAACCGCGTGTGCTTCCGCTGCATGGACCAGCAGCACCGCCGCGAAACCTGCCGAGCCCGCACCTGTGAAGTCAACGGGTGCCGGCATGTGCACCATCCATTGCTGCACGCGAGCGCGGCAAAAGTGCCGCGCCACCCCGAAGCGAGACGCGAGCGGACGCCGCCCCGTGGGCAGGCACCGCAGTCCCCAACGACATTGGCGTCCGAGCCCACTGTTGGGCCGGCGCCGATCCCCGAAAAGCAGACGGTGACTACGGTCAGCAACGAAGACGGCAAGTCACCGGTCCTGCTGAAGATGTGCCGAGTCCGCGTCAGCGGACCCAGCGGCACCGTCGACACCTTCGCACTGCTGGATGACGGGTCAACGGTGACGCTCATCGACGAAGACCTGGCGCGCACGATCGGAGCCTCGGGACCGGCGGTGCCAATGCAAATGAGAGGCATCGCCAGCAACACCGAGCTGCCGAACAGTCGACGTGTCAACATCACGGTGCAGGGCCACGGTGAGGCCTACAAGATCGCCGCCCGCACCGTCGACAACCTCCGGATCCACACACAGCGACTGGGTCAGGAGGTTACCCGGTACCGCCACCTTAGTGGGCTGAACGATGCCTGCTACGACGAAGCCATTCCGCGTCTCCTCATTGGCGCGGACAATTGGCACCTGATGCTCGTCCACGAGACACGGACGGGCAAGCGACGGCAACCAGCAGCGGTTCGGACGGCACTGGGCTGGGTCATTTACGGCTCAGTGCCCCGGGCCATTCGAGCGGGCGGCCCGACCGAGGATGTGCTCTACGTTTATAACGTACGCGACGACGCCACCGACAAGCTAGTTCAGCGACATTTCGCCATCGACGCGCTGGGCGTGTCGCTGGCCACGAAACCACGACCAGCCGAGGAACGGGCGAAACGACTCTTCGAAGCAACAGTGAAATTCCACGGCGATCACTATGAAGTCGGTCTGCCGTGGATAACGGACGAGGTGCAAACGCCAGCGAGCTACGCGACGGCACTACAGCGCTTCAAGGGCATCGAGCGCAAGATGCGTCGCGACGCAAACTTCGCGCAAGAGTACGCGGCACAGGTCACCAACCTAATAGCGAAGGGCTATGCGGAGCCCGCCACCGAGGCAGATGCGCGCCACCCGCGCGCTTGGGTGCTGCCCCACTTTGCCGTGCGGAACCCCAATAAACCAGGGAAGCTCCGCCTGGTTTTCGACGCAGCGAGCCGCAGCCAGGGCCGCTGCCTTAACGATTTCCTGCTGGAGGGGCCCGACCTGCTAAAGTCCCTTCCGGGCATACTACTACGGTTCCGGGAGGGCCGCTACGCAGTAACGGCAGACATAAAAGAAATGTTTCTCCGAGTGAAGATTAGACCGGAAGATCGCCCGGCGCAGCTGTTCCTATGGAGGGAGCCGGGCGAGAATCAACCCAAGCTAATGAAAATGACTTCGATGATCTTCGGAGCAGCAAGCTCCCCTTTCCTGGCGCACAGCGTGCGCAACCACAACGCCGAGCGCCATGCGCCGGAATTCCCGCAGGCACTATACGCGATAACGTCGAGCCACTACATGGACGACCTAGTGGACAGCTACGCGACCGAAGAAGAGGCCGTGGACGTAGCAACGGCCGTCAACGAAGTCCACTTACGAGCCGGCTTTGAGCTGCGCGGGTGGAACACCAATTCCCCGAAACTCGAACGAAGAATCGAACCTGAACTGCGGGCAACAGCGCCCGCAACACTAGGCCTGAGTGAGGGGCCGAAAATACTGGGGCTCATCTGGGACCCAAGAAGCGACACACTCGGGTTCAACACCGCAATGAACCGGGTGCCGAAAGAGGTGCGCGAAGGAACGCGCACACCAACGAAGAGAGAGGCCTTGAGCGCGGTGATGTCAGTTTATGACCCGCTCGGGCTCCTATCGCCCTACACAATCACCGCCAAGGTGACCCTTCAGCAGTCGTGGCGCAAACAGGCGCCGTGGGACGAGCCGCTGGACCTGGAGGACGGCGGTATTTTCATCGAGTGGGCTCGCGGTCTAGCCGCCGTAGCGGCACTGCAGCTGGAGCGGTGCTACGCGGTGGGCCGCCACGAGCTGCACGCCTTCACCGACGCGAGCGAGAGCGCCTACGCCACGGCCATCTACCTCCGGACGACAGACGCCTCCGGAACCGTGACGGTGGCTCTGGTGGCGGGAAAGGCGAAGGTGGCCCCGCTGAGGCAGCAGAGCATTCCTCGTATGGAGCTACAAGCGGCTCTGATCGGGGCTCGGCTGGCGGCCACAATCATAGCGGAACAACGACTTACGATCGAGCGCGTCGTATTCTGGACGGATTCACGCACTGTCCTGGCGTGGATTCGCAACGACGCAAAGCGCTATACACCCTTTGTGGCGCATCGACTTGGTGAGATCGCCGAGATAACCCGCCCCGAGCAATGGCGGTGGGTGCCGACAGCAGCAAACCCGGCGGACGACGCGACGCGGGCGGACAGTGCCCGCCAAATATCCACCACCGACCGGTGGTTCACCGGACCCGACTTCCTGCGGCTACCGGAAGACCAATGGCCGCAGGAAACAGTAAgcgaaatttataatattaatgcggACGCGAGTGCAAGTGAAAATGTGAAAAACAAAAGTGTTAATCTGACCAGTGCGTTGCCGAACATTgaacgattttcaaaattcgaaaGACTAATTAAAGCGACAGCGCGAGTGATATTTTTTGTCGACAAGTGCCGCGACAAAGATAGTCAGTTAGAAGTGCGACATATCGAACGAGCGGAGCACCTCTGGTTCCGGAA GCTGCCAAAGAAGAGCAGCCTCTTCCACCTCGACCCCGTCCTCGAGGACGGCCTACTCCGGCTGCGTGGCCGCATCAACGCCGCGCCGGTGCCGGACGCGACGAAGAGGCCGGTCATCCTAAACGGCCGCCACCCGTTCGTGAGCCTTCTAATCGAGAAGGCGCACCGCGACGCCCACCACTCATCGAACGAACGGGTGGTCAACGACCTGCGGCAGCGACTGTGGGTGCTGCACCTTCGCCCCACGGTGAAGAAGGTAGCGCGCGCTTGCCGCACATGTGCTGTGCGGCGCTCGACTCCGCGCCCACCAGCGATGGGCGATCTACCGCGGGCCCGCATCGACCCCTACAGCCGGCCCTTCACTAACTGCGGGGTCGACTACTTCGGCCCGCTGACGGTCACGATTGGGCGGCGCCACGAAAAGCGTTGGGTAGCGCTCTTTACCTGCCTGACGACGCGCGCCGTCCACCTGGAGATCGTCGCGAGCCTCTCTACGGACTCCGCCATCATGGCGCTGCGGCGTATGGCGGCTCGACGAGGTTGGCCCCGCGTCATGTATAGTGACAACGGTACATGCTTCCGCGGGCCGACACGGAGCTTCGCGCCGCCTACGAGGAGTGGCTGCCCGAGCTCCGCGACATCGGACTGCGACACCGCATGGAATGGCGGTTCATCCCTCCTGGAGCTCCTAACCAGGGGGCGCCTGGGAGAGGTTGGTGCGGTCAGTCAAGACCGCACTGACCGCCACACTCTCTCACGGGCACCAAAGGAAGAGGTGCTCGTGACACTGTTGGCGGAGGCTGAACAGACCGTCAACGCGCGACCGCTGACGCACGTGTCGGTCGACCCTGCGACGAGGAGGCGCTCACGCCGAGCCACTTCTTGCTCGGCGGCCCGGCAGGCACCCCTCCCACCGGCACGTGCGACGAAGCTGACCGAAGAGCCTGGCGTGCTAGCCAAGCGCTAG